The Sabethes cyaneus chromosome 3, idSabCyanKW18_F2, whole genome shotgun sequence DNA window ttccacttacagaactgcccgtagctgaatgcgtgaaaattatttccgacatgtttctgttttttgcactctttaacaaatcgctattctcgcatactcgaaactaatgtaggtgtctccactgcggcgccgtcatagcgaatagtAATTTTCCCTTTGAGCAACCCCCCGGAACCATGACCAGCGGGGCAAACGTCAACTCAACGTCATACGATTAATTTTTTTCACCCTCAGCTGTCTCGTTTTTTGGTTTTCTTCCATCAATTTAGTGGTTATCTCAGCCATTGGAATCGTTTAGCTAACGAAGTGATTAACTAATTAGTCAAAAATTAGGCGACACTCAAACGAGTGTCTGGTCAAGCGGTTCCGGATACGTTAAGAGCAATAGTTTAGTTGGTTACTAAGCGGTAATCCAACAAAGAGCGGCACAATGCCCGAACAACGCAATGAAGCAGGTGGAGGTGGaggtggtggtggcggcggcCCTAAATCAGGTCATGCAGCAGCAGAGCCAGGTGAAGGGCAGCCCTTGCTGGCCGCGAACAATCAAACCGCGAATGCCGTGAGTATTGTACTATTCTAtgatttaacatttttaagattgtgaaattgtttaacttacacgtCTGCTAATAGGTGCTAATAAGCTAGTGTCCCCCCTTCATGGCGATTCTTCTTTCTTTATCTTTGATATTAGGGGCAACCGCAGCAAGAACAGCAGCGGCAACCGTCGAAGTTGGAATCGTTTTTCGCTATCACAAAGTCGCTGATTGTGCGTGCTTTGATTATCTATTTCATTTCAACGATCTTCCGACGACCGGGTCAGAATGCCGAGAATGAAAAGTACAATGATGCCGTCAAGAACAGGCTTGTGGCTTGGAATCTGTTCGACAATGAAACAGTGTTCGATTTGTATGTGTACGTTTCGGAGGATCCAACGGAGGTTGAGTTTGGTAACCCGAATGCGCTTGTGTGGCTGCAGGAGGGCCTGCGGTACGGCGATTGGTACGGTGGGCCGAATGGCGATGGGACTTTTACGCTTAAAACCCAGATTAAGGCGTCGGAACGGTTGATGAATAATGGGTCGATTTATTTGCACACCTACGTAACGAAGACCGGACAAAGTCCTAATCCGGCGGCCGGGGCCGACTTTGCTGGGAAGTATATGGGACATGCCAGCGCCATGTTGAGCAAGTACAAAAAGATTAAGAAAGTTAGAACGCACAATCTGCTGGCCGGAGAGAAGGAAAAATTCGAGAAAGAGTTGGATAGCGCGCTGCTGGAGGATCGAATTGTGGCTCACTGGCATCCGAATTTGACCATCAATCTGGTGACGGATCAAACTACCTGGATCAGGGGGTCGGTGCCGGCACCGTTGGATGAGTACATTAAGTTTTTGCCCGGTGGGCAGACCTATTTGCCGGTTGTGTTCTACAATGACTACTGGAATATGTTGAGAGATTATATGCCTATCAACAGCACGACGCCGGTTCTGGAGCTGAACTTGAACTACCAGCCACTGTCTCTGTTCAAATGGCAACTATATGCTGCGCAAACGATGCGAAACAAATGGACGAATAATATTTTCGGAGAAGCCTTATCGGGAGGCTCGGAATCCGATGAAGATCAAGACTCACTCAAGGAGACCCTACTCGAGACGAATGCTTACCTTCTAGGTCTTACGATTGCCGTTTCTATTTTGCACAGCGTTTTCGAACTTCTCGCATTTAAGAATGATATTCAGTTTTGGAACAATCGAAAATCGCTGGAAGGACTCTCGGTTCGTTCGGTGTTCTTTAACGTTTTTCAATCGCTGATTATATTTCTTTACGTTATGGATAATGAGACGAATATCATGGTTAAAATGAGTTGTTTCGTTGGTCTTTGCATCGAAGTGTGGAAGATCCAGAAGGTCATTAATATTAACATAACGCGAGAGCATCTGGTTTTCGGATTTTTGCCACGGATAAGCTT harbors:
- the LOC128741775 gene encoding putative lipid scramblase CLPTM1, which translates into the protein MPEQRNEAGGGGGGGGGGPKSGHAAAEPGEGQPLLAANNQTANAGQPQQEQQRQPSKLESFFAITKSLIVRALIIYFISTIFRRPGQNAENEKYNDAVKNRLVAWNLFDNETVFDLYVYVSEDPTEVEFGNPNALVWLQEGLRYGDWYGGPNGDGTFTLKTQIKASERLMNNGSIYLHTYVTKTGQSPNPAAGADFAGKYMGHASAMLSKYKKIKKVRTHNLLAGEKEKFEKELDSALLEDRIVAHWHPNLTINLVTDQTTWIRGSVPAPLDEYIKFLPGGQTYLPVVFYNDYWNMLRDYMPINSTTPVLELNLNYQPLSLFKWQLYAAQTMRNKWTNNIFGEALSGGSESDEDQDSLKETLLETNAYLLGLTIAVSILHSVFELLAFKNDIQFWNNRKSLEGLSVRSVFFNVFQSLIIFLYVMDNETNIMVKMSCFVGLCIEVWKIQKVININITREHLVFGFLPRISFSDKGSYVDSSTKQYDNLAFKYLSWLCFPLLVAYGLYSVIYHEHKGWYSFVLNMLYGYLLTFGFIMMTPQLFINYKMKSVAHLPWRMMSYKFLNTFIDDIFAFVIKMPTMYRLGCFRDDIVFIIFLYQRWIYKVDTKRINEFGFSAEMLENRDAEAKQSNELTDGPAAANGSVTPPTAGGTGGTSSDENKSQPSSPNGARKRKNKKGSPSSPKPAATPPTGGKKLD